DNA sequence from the Terriglobia bacterium genome:
CAGGCAATATCATCGAGAAACTGCTTGATGACGGTGGTTTTCCCAGTGCCCGTGAGGCCGCTCACATAGATGTTGTAGCCCGGGGAGGCGATGCCCAGCCCGAAGCGGATGGCCCGGATGGGCCGTTCCTGCTCTACCAGCCCTTTAAGGGGAGGAATATCGGCCGTGGTGCCGAAAGGAAAGGCGGAGCAGTCGCAGCGCCAGCGTAGTTGTTCCGGAGACACTTTGTACTGTTGCAGGTTCATCTCGCTCCTCGCATTTCGATAAAGGCAGAGCCTTTCACCAGCGACGGACGGAATTCACAGGATAAAATAATAGCCTGGCATGCCTAGGGACATCCCGCTTATCATCCAGATTGCTGTTGCTGCCTATCCTCCAACTCCCGGTCGAAAGGCAAACATTAAGGTGCGTCATCAACTATCTTTTATATCCGATCCGGCGGAGAAACTCCCTGCGATTTCTGATATCCGTTTCCATCTCAACCCCTTTGGGTGGGGCACCGTCAATAACTCCCAGAATGCCGCGGCCCTGGGATGTTTCCACAATGATCGCCTGCAGCGGATTGGCCGTGGCACAATATATAGTGCAGACTTCGGGGCACGATTTCACGGCATTCAGGATATTTATGGGGAAGGCGTCCTTCAGGAGAATCACAAAAGTGTGTCCGGCTCCGAGCAGCATGGCGTTCTCCGCCGCAAGGTTCTTGAGCGCCTCATCATTGCCCTCAACCCGGACCAGACACGGACCGGAGGCTTCACAGAAGGCGACTCCGAATTTGGCGTGCGGACAGCCCGTGGTAATGATTTCGTAAAGATCCTCGGTCGTCTTGATAAAATGTGTCTGGCCCAGGATGATGTTGCTGCCGTCCGGAACGGATAGTTGGACAATCTTCAGATCCATGGTATTCACCCTAATGGCTCGTTTCAGTGAAACCGATTGATTTAATGTGGTTCAAAGCGTCGGAGGCAGGAGTGGTAACGGGGTCGCACCTCCGACGAATTGCATTTCTCATCTCCCGCTGCTGCGGGATCTTCCGGGCAACGCCCATGGTTGGCCGATCACAATAACTGTTCGCCCGGGATTCTAGCACGCATCTTCGGCGGCAGAGAACCTCAATTGATGG
Encoded proteins:
- a CDS encoding adenosine-specific kinase, translated to MDLKIVQLSVPDGSNIILGQTHFIKTTEDLYEIITTGCPHAKFGVAFCEASGPCLVRVEGNDEALKNLAAENAMLLGAGHTFVILLKDAFPINILNAVKSCPEVCTIYCATANPLQAIIVETSQGRGILGVIDGAPPKGVEMETDIRNRREFLRRIGYKR